A region from the Bacteroidales bacterium genome encodes:
- a CDS encoding family 20 glycosylhydrolase, with protein MRAPFCTLIFMFLTLLSSCNSTNKPSGEFKLLPQPEIAEFYGNSKLYPDSIKFYRLANAIALPVPRDYVIGMEETVKISDPQIVFQEDNSVVMGDEGYMLDIFKDRIIIVGSKKAGRFYGYMTLLQLMDDAREQGVPLPLCHIEDTPQLFYRAIHLDMKHHMEKKEYYYELMDQLARYKINAVIAEVEDKMGYKRQPLVASADALSMKEWKKLSKYARDRFIEISPLVQGLGHASYILKHDKYRFLRDDPQSDWAFNPLLPETYEVQFDLYRDALEALPHGDYLHVGGDEVHTTGRGSGKSELELQLTWLNKVVQFAQENGRIPIFWDDMPLKYADLYSPMFNTSYSRNEVDRMWRKNEHILEDYLDMFPRNCIYMRWNYSHPQAEGNIKAMEWFTENDLEVMGATAGQTRWKLMPRNESNMENIRSFASTAIEMKELSPLEYTTEESEIADIGVDGLLLTLWDDDSPHFELYWRGIAFFAEYSWTGEQRSKEEIKAAYRHRAYGSALAGEEFAFVELLEEAVAWWDAALLKSDNRNKLRNLDDPLEAVIDLPFSGDKSDWTSSYSMKLQNAAMALRNCNRVAAILDSMKNVAVRNNYRLEVYEQVNNLVRFSGNALFDLQAYAIAEPGREEQEAITTLQEYPDKFKTLRENLEEVYGRTRILHKPEGYLLDQDHHLHLANQSINFDWQFWAEIYFLEKLESQINNLPK; from the coding sequence ATGAGAGCTCCCTTCTGTACCTTGATTTTTATGTTCCTGACGCTCCTGTCATCCTGTAACTCCACGAACAAACCAAGTGGGGAGTTTAAGCTCCTTCCCCAACCCGAGATCGCAGAGTTTTACGGGAATAGTAAGCTGTATCCGGATTCGATTAAATTCTACCGGCTGGCTAACGCCATCGCTCTCCCCGTTCCCAGGGACTATGTGATTGGGATGGAGGAGACCGTTAAAATCTCCGATCCACAAATTGTGTTCCAGGAGGATAATTCCGTGGTGATGGGAGACGAAGGGTATATGCTGGATATCTTCAAGGACCGGATTATCATCGTCGGTAGTAAGAAAGCAGGGCGCTTTTATGGATATATGACCCTGCTGCAGTTGATGGACGATGCCAGGGAACAGGGGGTCCCGCTGCCCCTCTGCCATATCGAAGACACTCCCCAATTATTTTACCGGGCCATCCATCTGGATATGAAGCACCATATGGAAAAAAAAGAATATTACTACGAGTTGATGGATCAGCTGGCCCGTTACAAAATCAACGCGGTCATTGCTGAGGTGGAAGATAAGATGGGGTACAAGCGCCAGCCCCTGGTGGCCTCCGCCGATGCCCTGAGCATGAAGGAGTGGAAGAAACTGAGCAAATATGCCAGGGACCGTTTTATTGAGATTAGTCCTCTCGTGCAGGGACTGGGCCACGCCTCCTATATTCTGAAGCATGACAAGTACAGGTTTTTACGCGATGATCCCCAAAGCGACTGGGCTTTCAATCCCCTGCTTCCGGAGACTTATGAAGTGCAGTTTGATCTTTACCGGGATGCCCTGGAGGCCCTGCCGCATGGCGACTACCTGCATGTGGGAGGTGATGAGGTACATACCACTGGCAGAGGAAGTGGTAAATCGGAACTGGAACTGCAGCTGACCTGGTTAAATAAAGTCGTCCAGTTTGCACAGGAAAATGGCCGTATTCCCATTTTCTGGGACGATATGCCCCTGAAATATGCAGATCTTTACAGTCCCATGTTCAACACGTCTTATTCCCGCAACGAGGTGGACAGGATGTGGAGGAAGAACGAGCATATCCTGGAAGACTACCTGGATATGTTTCCCAGGAATTGTATCTACATGCGCTGGAACTACAGTCATCCTCAGGCGGAGGGGAATATCAAGGCCATGGAATGGTTTACTGAAAACGATCTGGAGGTGATGGGCGCAACGGCCGGACAGACACGCTGGAAGCTGATGCCCCGGAATGAGAGTAATATGGAAAATATCCGGTCCTTTGCCAGTACGGCCATTGAAATGAAAGAGCTTAGTCCTCTGGAATATACTACCGAAGAGAGTGAGATTGCAGATATTGGGGTCGATGGGCTTTTACTGACCCTCTGGGATGATGATTCGCCGCATTTTGAGCTCTACTGGAGGGGTATTGCCTTTTTTGCCGAGTATTCCTGGACGGGCGAGCAGAGAAGTAAGGAGGAGATCAAAGCCGCCTACCGGCACCGGGCCTATGGCAGTGCCCTGGCCGGTGAGGAATTTGCCTTTGTGGAGCTTCTGGAAGAAGCGGTGGCCTGGTGGGATGCGGCTCTTTTGAAATCAGACAACCGCAACAAGCTCCGTAATCTGGATGATCCGCTTGAGGCGGTCATTGATCTGCCTTTCTCGGGTGATAAAAGCGATTGGACCAGCTCATATTCCATGAAGCTTCAGAATGCGGCAATGGCCCTGAGGAATTGCAACAGGGTGGCTGCTATCCTGGACAGCATGAAAAACGTGGCTGTACGCAATAATTACCGGCTGGAAGTGTATGAACAGGTAAATAACCTGGTGCGATTTTCCGGAAATGCCCTGTTTGACCTGCAGGCCTATGCCATCGCCGAGCCCGGGCGGGAGGAACAGGAGGCCATAACAACTCTTCAGGAGTATCCGGATAAGTTTAAAACCCTTCGGGAAAATCTGGAAGAGGTCTATGGACGGACCCGCATCCTCCATAAGCCCGAAGGTTACCTGCTGGATCAGGATCATCACCTGCACCTGGCCAACCAGAGCATCAATTTTGACTGGCAATTCTGGGCTGAGATCTATTTTCTGGAAAAACTGGAATCTCAGATTAATAATCTGCCAAAATAA
- a CDS encoding VOC family protein — MKKTFLLASALISLAGQISAADLPGAYQYVDQVLWVVSDAENTMVKYRELGFDQFRDLGTVEVKSWKTESVSMARLICANLGGAHVNWIQPLEGESVFNDFLIAHGDAAMSLVHRFPDVNELKEEIGRLEELGTGVLDQISMKTSEGELAYVLMNTEADGKYVLGFTYEDHGLAVHTALCDDNQLELRLNQYAFAIKDPKPVSAFWKRIGLPELEIRHPELGEPMYYGKPAGHELIQGWQRHGEIAYEWCIPVKPPIVYEDHIKLHGEGIHHLAFSVKDMDVVLEDFTSKGFVVSMGGTWGEKDKPGSGRYEYMDLEQAGGLTMELLWNYPE, encoded by the coding sequence ATGAAAAAGACTTTCCTGCTGGCTTCTGCCTTGATCTCTCTGGCCGGACAAATCAGTGCTGCGGATCTTCCGGGAGCCTACCAATATGTGGATCAGGTACTCTGGGTGGTGTCGGATGCGGAAAACACCATGGTCAAGTACCGGGAACTGGGTTTCGACCAGTTCAGGGACCTGGGCACGGTGGAAGTGAAATCATGGAAGACGGAGAGTGTAAGCATGGCCAGGCTCATTTGTGCCAACCTGGGTGGTGCCCATGTGAACTGGATCCAGCCCCTGGAAGGGGAATCTGTATTCAATGATTTTCTTATCGCCCACGGCGATGCAGCCATGAGCCTGGTTCACAGGTTCCCGGATGTCAATGAGCTGAAAGAGGAGATTGGACGCCTGGAAGAACTCGGAACCGGAGTTCTTGATCAGATAAGCATGAAGACCAGCGAGGGGGAACTGGCCTATGTGCTGATGAATACGGAGGCGGATGGCAAATATGTTCTTGGCTTTACCTATGAAGACCATGGACTGGCCGTTCACACAGCCTTATGCGATGATAACCAGCTGGAGCTGAGGCTAAATCAATATGCCTTTGCCATTAAAGATCCAAAACCGGTATCCGCATTCTGGAAGCGGATCGGACTGCCAGAGCTGGAGATCAGGCATCCGGAGCTGGGCGAGCCCATGTATTATGGAAAACCGGCCGGGCATGAACTGATCCAGGGCTGGCAGCGCCACGGTGAAATCGCTTATGAGTGGTGCATTCCTGTAAAACCCCCCATCGTCTATGAGGATCATATAAAACTGCACGGGGAAGGGATCCACCACCTGGCCTTCTCTGTCAAGGATATGGATGTGGTCCTGGAAGACTTCACCTCAAAAGGATTTGTGGTCTCCATGGGAGGAACCTGGGGTGAAAAAGATAAACCCGGTTCTGGCCGCTATGAGTACATGGACCTGGAGCAGGCCGGTGGACTGACCATGGAGCTTTTGTGGAATTATCCGGAGTAA
- a CDS encoding glycoside hydrolase family 88 protein, which translates to MRISCLISLSTVLVVLSSCKSPSGETKELTLEQIGRQLELLDQNIQRAQSEAALTGESQWKEKALKYTAELEEQQFNGSNHDVGFRMFCSYGNALRLTGDTSFIPVLEQSAKTLIGRFYENVGCIRSWDFNQENWQCPVIIDNMMNLELLFWASGQSGDPVYRDMAIRHALTTMENHFRPDNSSVHVVDYDTLTGAVRQKNTHQGYSDQSAWSRGQAWGLYGYTMTYRLTDHIEFLKQAERIAGFLLGHPRMPDDLVPYWDYDAPGIPEEPRDVSAAAIMASALYELCRYSEKGAYYKEQADRIMESLGTTYASKPGENYGFILGHSVGSKPAASEVDVPLNYADYYYLEALLRKKNLDKGE; encoded by the coding sequence ATGAGAATAAGCTGTCTAATTTCTTTATCAACAGTACTTGTAGTATTAAGCTCCTGCAAAAGTCCTTCCGGGGAGACAAAAGAACTTACCCTGGAACAAATCGGCCGGCAGCTGGAGCTGCTGGATCAGAACATCCAGAGGGCGCAGTCTGAGGCTGCACTGACCGGAGAATCCCAGTGGAAGGAGAAAGCCCTTAAATATACCGCTGAACTGGAAGAGCAGCAGTTTAATGGTTCCAATCACGATGTGGGCTTCAGGATGTTCTGCAGTTACGGGAATGCGCTCCGCCTGACGGGAGATACCTCTTTTATCCCGGTGCTGGAACAGTCGGCAAAGACCCTGATCGGCCGCTTCTATGAGAATGTGGGGTGTATCCGGTCGTGGGATTTTAACCAGGAGAACTGGCAGTGTCCCGTGATCATTGACAATATGATGAACCTGGAGCTGCTTTTCTGGGCATCCGGGCAGAGTGGTGATCCGGTGTACCGGGACATGGCCATCCGTCATGCGCTTACCACCATGGAAAACCATTTCCGTCCCGATAACAGTTCTGTTCATGTGGTCGATTACGACACCCTTACGGGAGCGGTGCGACAAAAGAACACGCACCAGGGTTATTCCGACCAGTCGGCCTGGTCCAGGGGCCAGGCCTGGGGACTCTATGGCTATACCATGACCTACCGGCTGACGGATCATATCGAGTTCCTGAAGCAGGCAGAACGCATTGCCGGTTTTCTGCTCGGGCATCCCCGCATGCCGGACGACCTGGTCCCTTACTGGGATTATGATGCCCCGGGGATCCCTGAAGAACCCAGGGATGTATCGGCCGCGGCCATCATGGCGTCTGCCCTGTACGAATTATGCAGGTATTCGGAAAAAGGGGCCTACTACAAGGAGCAGGCAGACAGGATCATGGAGAGCCTGGGAACCACCTATGCTTCAAAGCCGGGTGAGAATTACGGATTTATACTCGGGCATTCGGTGGGTTCGAAACCTGCCGCTTCGGAGGTGGATGTCCCTTTGAACTATGCCGACTACTATTACCTGGAGGCGCTGCTCCGGAAAAAGAATCTGGATAAAGGAGAGTAG
- a CDS encoding alpha-amylase family protein, with translation MKGNILTGMALGILLAGCTAPDSPPPGPKEEAMKINVYQVFTRLFGNTNTSNKAWGTLEENGVGKFNDFSDEALEAIKSLGITHIWYTGVLHHAMVTDYSAYGLPGDDPDVVKGRAGSPYSVKDYYNVNPDLATDPAKRLEEFEALIERTHNHEMKVIIDIVPNHVARVYHSVSNPEREEDFGASDDRSREYLRDNNFYYIPGQPFRVPQWREGYRVLGGEDHPRADTYFKEDPARWTGNGSRSPQPDMNDWYEAVKINFGVDPEGKHDFEALPAGYEHESCQVHHDFWKDKQVPDSWKKFRAIALYWLDKGVDGFRYDMAEMVPVEFWSYLNSAIKITHPEAFLLAEIYQPHIYRDYIGKGKMDFLYDKVQLYDSLKSIMQGHGSTDAIVQIQEDLADIEYHMLHFLENHDEQRIASPEFAGDALKGMPAMVVSATIGSSPTMLYFGQHVGEPGVEEPGFGAPSRTSIYDYMGVPHHQRWMNHGKFDGAPLSEKESKLNEFYGTLLNFTKNSQALTGKYREIHRYNRKHTPWYNDRVFSYVRWKEEERLIIVANFDADSSFGFKLRLPGEILSEWNLGDGNYILKDQLSDQKFELLVSGQSAETRIDLEPLQSLILQVAAD, from the coding sequence ATGAAAGGAAATATACTAACCGGGATGGCACTGGGAATCCTGCTCGCCGGCTGCACCGCCCCGGACAGTCCTCCCCCCGGCCCTAAAGAAGAAGCAATGAAGATTAATGTTTACCAGGTATTTACACGACTGTTCGGAAATACCAATACCAGCAACAAAGCCTGGGGAACCCTGGAGGAGAACGGGGTGGGAAAATTCAATGACTTTAGTGATGAAGCACTGGAAGCCATTAAGAGCCTGGGAATTACCCATATCTGGTATACCGGGGTGCTCCATCATGCCATGGTCACCGATTACAGTGCCTATGGACTCCCGGGCGATGACCCCGATGTGGTGAAAGGGCGGGCCGGCTCCCCCTATTCGGTAAAGGATTATTACAATGTAAATCCGGACCTGGCCACAGACCCGGCTAAGCGTCTGGAAGAGTTCGAAGCCCTGATTGAGCGCACCCACAATCACGAGATGAAGGTCATTATCGATATTGTACCCAACCATGTGGCCCGGGTTTATCACTCGGTGTCGAATCCGGAGAGGGAGGAGGACTTTGGAGCATCGGACGACCGCTCCAGGGAGTATCTCAGGGACAACAACTTCTACTATATCCCCGGTCAGCCTTTCAGGGTACCCCAGTGGAGGGAGGGCTACCGGGTGCTGGGAGGAGAGGATCACCCCCGGGCCGACACTTATTTCAAGGAAGATCCGGCCAGATGGACCGGCAACGGATCTCGAAGTCCCCAGCCGGATATGAACGACTGGTACGAAGCGGTGAAGATCAATTTCGGGGTGGACCCCGAAGGGAAACACGATTTCGAGGCTCTTCCTGCCGGCTATGAACATGAATCCTGCCAGGTTCATCACGACTTCTGGAAAGATAAGCAGGTCCCCGACTCCTGGAAGAAATTCAGGGCTATTGCACTCTACTGGCTGGATAAAGGGGTGGACGGATTCCGTTATGACATGGCCGAAATGGTTCCGGTGGAGTTCTGGAGTTATTTGAACAGTGCCATCAAAATCACCCATCCCGAAGCTTTCCTGCTGGCCGAAATCTACCAGCCGCATATCTACCGGGATTATATCGGAAAAGGAAAAATGGACTTTCTGTATGACAAGGTGCAGCTATACGACAGCCTGAAAAGCATCATGCAGGGGCACGGAAGTACCGACGCCATCGTCCAGATCCAGGAGGACCTGGCCGACATTGAGTACCACATGCTGCATTTCCTGGAAAACCATGACGAGCAGCGCATTGCCAGTCCTGAATTTGCAGGAGATGCCCTGAAAGGAATGCCCGCCATGGTCGTTTCAGCCACTATCGGCAGTTCCCCCACCATGCTCTACTTTGGTCAGCATGTGGGCGAACCTGGCGTTGAGGAACCCGGATTTGGGGCTCCCTCACGCACCTCGATCTACGACTATATGGGGGTACCCCACCACCAGCGCTGGATGAACCATGGGAAATTTGACGGGGCGCCCCTTTCAGAAAAAGAAAGCAAACTAAATGAGTTTTATGGCACTCTGCTGAACTTCACCAAAAACAGCCAGGCTCTCACAGGTAAATACAGGGAGATCCACCGCTATAACCGGAAGCATACCCCTTGGTACAACGATCGCGTATTCTCTTATGTACGCTGGAAGGAGGAAGAGCGCCTGATCATCGTCGCCAATTTTGATGCGGACAGCTCTTTTGGTTTTAAACTCAGGCTGCCCGGGGAGATCCTTTCCGAATGGAACCTGGGGGACGGGAACTATATCCTGAAGGACCAGTTGTCGGATCAGAAATTTGAACTGCTTGTGTCCGGGCAAAGTGCCGAAACCAGGATCGATCTGGAGCCTCTTCAGTCATTGATACTCCAGGTCGCCGCAGATTAA
- a CDS encoding sulfatase, with product MKLCSFHLIWLLFLTLFSCSGPTQSALKPNVVFILVDDLGWADLGCYGSTFHETPNIDRLAAESMRFTSAYAACPVCSPTRASIMTGKYPARIGVTDWITGRQSYSAGLPCDMLLSRAFEHEVKLEEITLAEAMKQAGYRTFFAGKWHLGEDSVYWPEHQGFEINKGGWSVGSPRGGYFSPYINPRLESGPEGECLTDRLTDESIRFMEDHASEPFFLYLSYYTVHNPQQGKPALIEKYKKKIISEGLNPDAMETTDREWIRYAPPDGRFVERVQQGHPAYAAMIETLDTNVGRLLKKLEELELDKNTIVFFMSDNGGLSTAEGSPTSNSPLRAGKGWMYEGGIREPMFIRWPGTGSQGTLSDVPVTSTDFYPTILEMAGLELMPAQHMDGLSLVPLFTWKGGLAERPLFWHYPHYSNQGGKPAAAVRLGDYKLIEFFDPGLVELYHLAGDPGEARNLAKEMPEKAGELLQLLHSWQKEVGAGGMDPNPDYDPAYLRENYLNKP from the coding sequence ATGAAGTTGTGCAGTTTTCATCTTATCTGGCTCCTTTTTCTGACCCTCTTTTCATGCTCGGGACCAACGCAATCAGCCCTGAAGCCCAATGTCGTATTCATCCTTGTGGACGATCTGGGATGGGCCGACCTTGGATGCTACGGAAGCACCTTTCATGAAACCCCCAACATAGACCGGCTGGCCGCGGAATCCATGCGGTTCACCAGTGCCTATGCAGCCTGTCCGGTCTGTTCTCCTACCCGGGCCAGTATAATGACCGGGAAATATCCGGCCAGGATTGGTGTGACCGACTGGATTACAGGCCGGCAAAGCTATAGTGCCGGGTTGCCCTGCGATATGTTGCTTTCCCGGGCTTTTGAACATGAAGTAAAACTGGAGGAAATTACCCTTGCCGAAGCCATGAAGCAGGCGGGATACCGGACCTTTTTTGCAGGCAAGTGGCACCTGGGTGAGGATTCTGTTTACTGGCCGGAACACCAGGGATTTGAAATCAATAAAGGGGGTTGGAGCGTTGGGTCCCCCAGAGGGGGCTATTTCAGCCCCTATATCAATCCCAGGCTGGAGAGCGGCCCGGAAGGGGAGTGCCTCACGGACAGGCTCACCGATGAATCGATCCGGTTTATGGAGGATCATGCTTCCGAACCTTTCTTTCTTTATCTCTCCTATTATACGGTTCATAATCCACAGCAAGGGAAGCCCGCACTTATTGAAAAGTATAAGAAAAAGATAATATCCGAAGGTCTGAATCCTGATGCCATGGAGACCACGGACAGGGAATGGATCAGGTATGCACCTCCGGATGGCAGGTTCGTGGAGCGGGTGCAACAGGGACACCCCGCCTACGCAGCCATGATTGAGACCCTGGATACCAATGTGGGCAGATTGCTGAAGAAACTGGAAGAGCTGGAGCTGGATAAAAACACCATTGTATTCTTTATGTCCGATAACGGCGGACTTTCGACCGCGGAGGGTTCTCCCACCTCCAATTCTCCCCTCAGGGCCGGGAAGGGCTGGATGTATGAAGGAGGAATACGGGAGCCCATGTTTATCAGGTGGCCCGGTACCGGTTCGCAGGGAACCCTGTCGGATGTTCCGGTCACCAGCACAGACTTTTATCCCACGATCCTGGAAATGGCCGGTTTAGAACTGATGCCTGCCCAGCATATGGACGGGCTAAGTCTGGTCCCGCTTTTTACATGGAAAGGCGGACTGGCGGAACGACCCCTTTTCTGGCATTATCCGCACTACAGCAATCAGGGCGGGAAACCGGCAGCCGCTGTTCGCCTGGGCGACTACAAACTCATTGAGTTTTTCGATCCGGGCCTGGTGGAGCTTTACCACCTGGCCGGCGATCCGGGAGAGGCCAGGAACCTGGCAAAGGAGATGCCGGAGAAAGCCGGGGAGCTGCTTCAGCTTCTCCACTCCTGGCAAAAGGAGGTGGGAGCCGGGGGCATGGACCCCAATCCTGATTATGATCCGGCTTACTTAAGAGAAAATTATCTGAATAAACCCTAA
- a CDS encoding nitrilase family protein encodes MKEINIATAQFQTRNGDKNYNLSRIEVLTAEAAAQGARMVSFHELCITSYTFLSRLSRDQIMDLAEEVPSGESVQELIRIAEKYQVALLAGLVEKEGDRLYNTYVCVTGEGFVAKYRKLHPFISQHLSAGNEYVVFDLFGCRCGILICYDNNVIENVRATTLLGAEIIFMPHVTGCTPSPMPGRGWVDRKFWDEREKDPGALRAEFEGPKGRGWLLHWLPARAYDNGIYAIFSNPIGPDDDQLKNGNSMILDPYGEILAECRSMGDEVVVAACTPDKLELAGGHRYKQARRPELYKDILGAGHDASLQVEWMKTGGEKRIS; translated from the coding sequence GTGAAAGAGATCAACATTGCCACCGCACAGTTTCAAACCAGGAACGGGGATAAGAACTATAACCTCTCGCGCATCGAAGTGCTTACTGCAGAAGCAGCTGCTCAGGGAGCCAGGATGGTCAGTTTCCATGAATTATGCATCACCTCTTATACTTTTCTCAGCAGACTTTCCAGGGATCAGATCATGGATCTGGCCGAGGAGGTCCCTTCGGGGGAGAGTGTACAGGAGCTGATCCGTATCGCAGAAAAATACCAGGTAGCCCTGCTGGCAGGTCTGGTGGAGAAGGAGGGGGACCGTTTGTATAATACCTATGTCTGTGTGACCGGGGAGGGCTTTGTCGCAAAATACAGGAAACTGCATCCCTTTATCAGCCAGCATCTTTCCGCCGGAAATGAGTATGTGGTTTTTGACCTGTTCGGCTGCCGGTGCGGAATCCTGATTTGTTATGATAACAATGTGATAGAGAATGTCAGGGCCACCACCCTGCTGGGCGCCGAGATCATTTTTATGCCGCACGTGACCGGGTGTACCCCGTCTCCCATGCCCGGAAGGGGATGGGTGGACCGGAAATTCTGGGATGAGCGGGAAAAAGACCCGGGTGCCCTGAGGGCAGAGTTTGAGGGCCCCAAGGGGAGGGGCTGGCTCCTGCACTGGCTCCCGGCCCGGGCCTACGACAACGGGATCTATGCCATATTCTCAAATCCCATCGGTCCCGACGATGACCAGCTGAAAAACGGCAATTCCATGATCCTGGACCCTTACGGGGAGATCCTGGCCGAGTGCCGCTCCATGGGCGATGAGGTGGTGGTGGCTGCCTGCACCCCCGATAAGCTGGAGCTGGCTGGAGGTCATCGTTATAAACAAGCCAGAAGGCCCGAATTATATAAGGATATACTGGGCGCTGGCCATGATGCTTCCCTGCAGGTTGAGTGGATGAAAACCGGCGGAGAAAAAAGAATCTCTTAG
- a CDS encoding gluconate:H+ symporter gives MSTPHIIILVVAAVTLLLLMVLKFKISAFISLLITSMFVGILSGMPLKDILVSIQEGMGGTLGFVAVVVGLGAIFGQILESSGGAESLAHFLVKKFGTDRASWAMVLTGFIVAIPVFLDVGLVILAPIIYALSRDTKKSLLYYGIPLLAGLAVTHSFMPPTPGPIAVADILDAQLGWVIFFGFLLGIPTAIIAGPVFGKYISGKINIQPPEDMMVHHPSGKTDPSLLPSFRSIALLIAVPLFLILVNTFTSVLVDKGVFAKNLVTDIMIFLGHPFSALIIAALLAVYFLGIRRGKSKQELLDLSNKALGPAGIIILVTGAGGVLKQILVDSGIGEMMAQSISDSALPPILLAWILAAIVRVTQGSATVAMITAAGIMAPVLSFLNPGAPELALIVISIASGATLLSHVNDSGFWLVSKYFGMNESQTLRSWTVMESIIAVCGLAFTMLASLFV, from the coding sequence ATGTCAACTCCACATATCATCATTTTAGTCGTTGCAGCGGTCACTCTGCTCCTGTTGATGGTTCTGAAATTCAAGATCTCTGCCTTTATCTCCCTCCTGATCACTTCCATGTTTGTCGGTATTCTCTCCGGGATGCCCCTGAAAGACATTCTGGTAAGCATCCAGGAAGGAATGGGTGGAACCCTTGGTTTTGTCGCAGTTGTCGTGGGATTGGGGGCTATTTTCGGACAAATTCTTGAAAGTTCAGGAGGAGCCGAATCCCTGGCTCACTTTCTGGTGAAGAAGTTCGGCACTGACCGGGCATCCTGGGCCATGGTTCTCACGGGTTTTATTGTGGCCATCCCGGTATTCCTGGACGTGGGACTGGTTATCCTGGCTCCCATTATCTACGCCCTGTCGAGGGATACTAAAAAATCCCTCCTCTATTATGGGATTCCGCTGCTCGCCGGCCTGGCTGTCACTCACAGCTTTATGCCTCCGACACCGGGACCCATCGCTGTGGCAGATATCCTGGATGCACAGCTGGGGTGGGTTATCTTCTTTGGTTTCCTCCTGGGCATCCCCACCGCCATCATCGCGGGTCCGGTCTTTGGCAAATATATCTCCGGCAAAATCAATATTCAACCGCCTGAGGACATGATGGTGCACCATCCCTCCGGTAAGACTGACCCCTCTTTGCTGCCCTCTTTCCGGTCCATTGCCCTGTTAATAGCCGTGCCGCTTTTCCTGATCCTCGTAAATACCTTTACGTCAGTTCTGGTTGATAAGGGAGTATTTGCAAAGAATCTGGTGACTGATATCATGATCTTCCTGGGTCACCCCTTCAGCGCATTGATTATTGCTGCCTTGCTGGCTGTTTATTTCCTGGGGATCCGGAGAGGAAAATCGAAGCAGGAACTGCTCGATCTCAGCAACAAGGCACTGGGACCTGCCGGAATCATCATCCTGGTGACAGGCGCCGGAGGAGTTCTTAAGCAAATCCTGGTGGATAGCGGGATAGGAGAAATGATGGCCCAGTCCATTTCAGATTCTGCATTGCCTCCCATTCTCCTGGCCTGGATTCTGGCTGCTATAGTAAGAGTTACCCAGGGATCGGCCACAGTGGCCATGATCACTGCCGCGGGTATTATGGCCCCGGTGCTGAGCTTCCTGAATCCCGGAGCTCCTGAACTGGCCCTGATCGTGATTTCCATTGCATCGGGGGCTACCCTGCTTTCCCATGTAAACGACAGTGGCTTCTGGCTGGTGAGTAAATATTTTGGCATGAATGAAAGCCAGACACTCAGGTCCTGGACCGTTATGGAATCCATTATCGCTGTATGCGGACTGGCCTTTACAATGCTCGCCAGTCTGTTCGTCTAA
- a CDS encoding RbsD/FucU domain-containing protein has product MNFALRILLLTGLLSGLLLSCKNPGQPPEQSDTTWTQVLEEDLNLLGHRNWILVVDKAFPEQSSPGMKYLYVEQDLLPTLEHVLQEIDESTHVKAIIYQDQELAFITEEQVAGIADFRTSAAKLLDERPVNTLLHEEAFKMLDESSSLFRVLVVKTNCTLPYTSVFLQLDCSYWGPENEKTLRENMEMQPFPFSN; this is encoded by the coding sequence ATGAATTTCGCCCTCCGAATCCTGCTTTTAACCGGATTGTTATCCGGGCTGCTTCTCTCCTGCAAAAATCCGGGCCAGCCGCCCGAACAATCAGACACAACTTGGACGCAGGTACTGGAAGAGGACCTGAACCTGCTTGGCCACCGTAACTGGATCCTGGTGGTGGATAAAGCCTTTCCGGAACAATCCTCACCCGGTATGAAATACCTCTATGTGGAACAGGATCTGCTTCCCACCCTGGAACATGTCCTGCAGGAGATAGATGAAAGCACCCATGTGAAAGCCATCATTTACCAGGATCAGGAACTCGCTTTCATCACCGAAGAACAGGTGGCGGGCATCGCAGACTTCCGGACCTCAGCAGCGAAGCTTCTGGATGAACGTCCGGTCAACACCCTGCTTCACGAGGAGGCATTTAAGATGCTGGACGAAAGTTCCTCCCTGTTCAGGGTTCTGGTGGTCAAGACCAATTGTACGCTCCCCTATACCTCCGTGTTCCTTCAACTGGACTGCTCCTACTGGGGTCCGGAGAATGAAAAAACTCTCAGGGAGAATATGGAGATGCAACCTTTCCCGTTTTCGAATTGA